One Triticum dicoccoides isolate Atlit2015 ecotype Zavitan chromosome 4B, WEW_v2.0, whole genome shotgun sequence genomic window carries:
- the LOC119291578 gene encoding F-box/kelch-repeat protein SKIP11-like, with translation MMLEGKSCLVSRSLPSYCDPDSDWAFLLSGSKRPAPEDFGAEDMEEVDAGGGSGKRSKSPSPQPHTPDITESHGSSRHASSGSSGGGEQQGSGANLIGEIGRDLSINCLLRLSRSDYGSVASLNRDFNSLVRNGEIYRLRRQNGIAEHWVYFSCNVLEWDAYDPYRERWIQVPKMPPDECFMCSDKESLAVGTELLVFGMAHIVFRYSILTNSWTRADPMNSPRCLFGSTSVGEKAYVAGGTDASGKILSSAEMYDSVTHTWTPLPSMNRARKMCSGVFLDGKFYVIGGVTNNNQVLTCGEEYDLNRGSWRVIENMSEGLNGVTGAPPLIAVVNNQLYAADYSEKDVKKYDKLNNKWIALGKLPERSVSMNGWGLAFRACGDRLIVIGGPRTSIGGIIELNSWVPDEQPPVWNLVATRQSGNFVYNCAVMGC, from the coding sequence ATGATGCTGGAGGGCAAATCCTGCCTCGTCTCGCGCTCCCTGCCCAGCTACTGCGACCCGGACTCCGACTGGGCGTTCCTCCTCAGCGGCAGCAAGCGCCCCGCGCCGGAAGACTTCGGCGCGGAAGACATGGAGGAGGTAGacgccggcggcggcagcgggaaGCGCAGCAAGTCGCCTTCCCCGCAGCCGCACACGCCGGACATCACCGAGAGCCACGGCTccagccgccatgcctcctcaggcagcagcggcggTGGGGAGCAGCAAGGCTCTGGGGCCAATCTCATTGGCGAGATTGGCCGCGACCTCTCCATCAACTGCCTCCTCCGGCTCTCCAGGTCGGACTATGGCTCCGTCGCCTCCCTCAACAGGGACTTCAACTCCCTGGTGCGCAACGGGGAGATCTACCGCCTGCGGCGGCAGAATGGTATCGCCGAGCATTGGGTCTACTTCTCCTGCAATGTCCTGGAGTGGGATGCCTATGACCCCTACAGGGAGCGCTGGATCCAGGTGCCCAAGATGCCACCGGATGAATGCTTCATGTGCTCTGACAAGGAGTCCCTGGCTGTGGGCACCGAGCTGCTTGTGTTTGGGATGGCACACATTGTGTTCAGATATAGCATCCTGACCAATTCATGGACAAGGGCTGATCCCATGAACTCTCCCCGGTGCTTGTTTGGATCAACAAGCGTCGGTGAAAAGGCGTATGTCGCTGGAGGCACCGATGCTTCTGGAAAGATACTGAGCTCTGCAGAGATGTATGACTCTGTGACACACACTTGGACACCCCTTCCCAGCATGAATAGGGCTAGGAAGATGTGTTCTGGTGTGTTCTTGGATGGCAAGTTCTATGTGATCGGTGGTGTTACCAACAACAACCAGGTACTGACATGTGGTGAGGAATATGACTTGAATCGGGGTTCGTGGAGGGTCATTGAGAACATGTCTGAGGGCCTCAATGGAGTGACGGGTGCTCCTCCACTCATTGCAGTTGTCAACAATCAGCTCTATGCAGCTGATTACAGTGAGAAGGATGTGAAGAAGTATGACAAGCTGAATAATAAGTGGATCGCTCTTGGGAAATTGCCTGAACGGTCTGTGTCCATGAATGGATGGGGCCTTGCTTTCCGAGCCTGTGGTGACCGGCTGATTGTCATTGGAGGCCCAAGGACTTCTATTGGTGGCATCATTGAGCTTAATTCATGGGTTCCCGATGAGCAACCGCCTGTGTGGAATTTGGTTGCCACACGGCAATCCGGGAACTTCGTGTATAACTGCGCCGTGATGGGTTGCTGA